One genomic region from Quercus robur chromosome 4, dhQueRobu3.1, whole genome shotgun sequence encodes:
- the LOC126721213 gene encoding uncharacterized protein LOC126721213, with product MANGTDLEEFVLLSWVRTGHKREFAFAMKVESEICGSLGRTRSRKTRNEAVATNRSKKLKKLDPKDAENDEVMDQKEKDLGDSMSEEEAKSDVVDLTSDDEPKGHVGESELVGEGGSKKDKSMPVFDEELKGGVVEMVQNPVKEEELVCESKPNVNEEMKTEPGVKKTNDDLVNDEKIEGVSIMLFFWFLS from the coding sequence atggCGAACGGTACGGATTTGGAGGAGTTCGTGTTGCTATCATGGGTTCGAACGGGTCACAAGCGCGAGTTCGCCTTCGCAATGAAGGTGGAATCAGAGATCTGCGGGTCCTTGGGTCGGACCCGGTCCAGGAAGACCCGGAATGAGGCTGTGGCGACCAATAGAAGCAAGAAATTGAAGAAGCTGGATCCGAAGGACGCCGAGAACGACGAAGTTATGGATCAGAAGGAGAAGGATTTAGGCGATTCGATGAGCGAGGAGGAAGCGAAAAGCGACGTGGTGGACCTAACGAGCGACGACGAGCCGAAGGGGCACGTTGGAGAATCGGAATTGGTCGGAGAAGGGGGTTCCAAGAAGGACAAGTCAATGCCGGTTTTCGACGAGGAATTGAAGGGTGGAGTGGTTGAAATGGTTCAGAATCCTGTGAAGGAAGAGGAATTAGTGTGTGAAAGCAAGCCGAATGTGAATGAAGAGATGAAGACGGAGCCGGGAGTCAAGAAAACGAATGACGATTTGGTTAACGATGAGAAGATTGAGGGGGTTAgcataatgctttttttttggtttctctctTAA
- the LOC126721212 gene encoding protein ABIL1: protein MIGLEICTETVMEVEQSRAVNPAMTFDEVSMERSKNFVKALQELKNLRPQLYSAAEYCEKSYLHSEQKQMVLDNLKDYAVRALVNAVDHLGTVAYKLTDLLEQQTLEVSTMELNVSCLNQKLLMCQTYTEKEGIRQQQLLAFIPRHHKHYILPNSVNKKVHFSPQIQTDARQNHFQARARLYPSGTSASKTLSWHLASETKSTMKGTPQSLSSTEDLKISGNTSGVFHLVDNEETIKTKSSAAHLQLPSGGPGSSAVMQTLSATRRDATDSSKALTSYRSFENQNRREIVRVPVRSKSVLSAFFVKQKTPKLKAGSDP, encoded by the exons ATGATAGGGTTGGAAATTTGTACTGAAACAGTCATGGAAGTGGAGCAATCGAGGGCGGTCAATCCAGCCATGACCTTCGACGAGGTCTCCATGGAGCGCAGCAAAAACTTCGTCAAAGCTTTGCAG GAACTTAAGAACTTAAGACCTCAACTATATTCTGCTGCAGAATATTGTGAGAAGTCCTATCTTCACAGTGAGCAGAAACAAAT GGTACTGGATAACCTGAAAGATTATGCCGTTCGAGCCCTGGTCAATGCTGTTGATCACCTTGGCACTGTCGCTTACAAGTTAACAGACCTACTTGAGCAGCAAACATTAGAAGTCTCAACCATGGAGCTGAATGTGTCTTGCCTAAATCAG AAACTTCTAATGTGTCAAACGTACACGGAGAAAGAAGGAATCAGACAGCAGCAGTTGTTGGCATTCATCCCGAGACATCATAAGCACTACATTTTACCAA ATTCTGTCAATAAGAAGGTACATTTCAGTCCACAGATTCAGACTGATGCTAGGCAAAATCATTTTCAGGCTAGAGCTCGTCTTTACCCTTCAG GTACTTCTGCATCAAAAACTCTTTCCTGGCATTTAGCCTCAGAAACGAAGTCTACCATGAAGGGGACCCCGCAATCTTTGAGCAG CACTGAAGACCTAAAGATTTCTGGAAATACTTCTGGGGTTTTCCATCTTGTAG ATAATGAAGAGACTATCAAGACAAAATCCTCAGCAGCTCATCTTCAGTTACCAAGTGGAGGTCCTGGTTCTAGTGCAGTTATGCAAACATTGAGTGCCACACGAAGG GATGCAACCGATAGTTCCAAAGCTTTAACATCATACAGGTCATTTGAAAACCAAAATCGACGTGAGATTGTACGTGTCCCTGTTCGCAGCAAAAGCGTACTATCAGCTTTCTTTGTCAAACAAAAAACACCGAAGCTGAAGGCTGGCTCTGACCCGTGA